The following proteins are encoded in a genomic region of Phycisphaerales bacterium:
- the pckA gene encoding phosphoenolpyruvate carboxykinase (ATP): protein MPSQTLATLDLSAARTLRNLPPARLVEMALAADEGRLAAEGALVCLTGDRTGRSPTDKYLEDTPAIHDKIDWGKVNQPLTPERFELAERIAIDHLNAQEKVFCFEGFAGADPAYRLGVRVVTEQAWHSLFASTLFIRQGTRAASNSTDWNHDWTILNAGKHKLTAEEAEQLGVKGPIIIAQSLERKTVVILGTEYAGEIKKSIFYAMNFDMPEAGVFPMHCSANVAKDDASNVALFFGLSGTGKTTLSADPDRALIGDDEHGWSDKGVFNFEGGCYAKCIKLSRESEPQIWDAIKFGSVLENVVIDDQSREPDYDDGSITENTRVTYPVEYIPGAVIPSIGQHPRNVIFLTADAFGVMPPVSKLTPEQAMYYFINGYTSKLAGTEAGVTEPQPNFSACFGAPFMPRPPAEYAQMLVDRIKKHDANVWLLNTGWTGGPYGVGSRFKLGYTRAMVSAILNGSLAKANYVEHEILGLHMPTVVEGVPQEVLHPRNTWSDGSAYDEKARDLARRFRDNDAKYDMEQAVRDSGPKG, encoded by the coding sequence ATGCCAAGCCAGACGCTCGCCACCCTCGATCTTTCCGCCGCTCGCACCCTTCGTAACCTGCCGCCCGCCCGGCTCGTCGAGATGGCCCTGGCCGCCGACGAGGGCCGCCTGGCCGCCGAGGGCGCCCTGGTCTGCCTTACGGGCGACCGCACCGGACGCAGCCCGACGGACAAGTACCTCGAGGACACCCCGGCCATCCACGACAAGATCGATTGGGGCAAGGTCAACCAGCCCCTGACACCCGAGCGATTCGAGTTGGCCGAGCGGATCGCCATCGACCACCTGAACGCCCAGGAAAAGGTCTTCTGCTTCGAGGGCTTCGCGGGCGCCGATCCCGCCTACCGCCTTGGTGTCCGCGTCGTGACCGAGCAGGCCTGGCACAGCCTCTTCGCCAGCACGCTGTTCATCCGCCAGGGCACCCGCGCGGCCAGCAACAGCACCGACTGGAACCACGACTGGACCATCCTCAACGCCGGCAAGCACAAGCTGACCGCAGAGGAGGCCGAGCAGTTGGGTGTCAAGGGCCCGATCATCATCGCCCAGTCCCTGGAGCGCAAGACGGTCGTCATCCTTGGCACCGAGTACGCCGGCGAGATCAAGAAGAGCATCTTCTACGCCATGAACTTCGACATGCCCGAGGCGGGCGTGTTCCCCATGCACTGCTCGGCCAACGTCGCCAAGGACGACGCCAGCAACGTGGCCCTGTTCTTCGGCCTGAGCGGCACCGGCAAGACCACCCTGAGTGCCGACCCCGACCGCGCCCTCATCGGCGACGACGAGCACGGCTGGAGCGACAAGGGCGTCTTCAACTTCGAAGGCGGCTGCTACGCCAAGTGCATCAAGCTGAGCCGCGAGAGCGAGCCGCAGATCTGGGACGCCATCAAGTTCGGCAGCGTGCTCGAGAACGTGGTCATCGACGACCAGAGCCGCGAGCCCGACTATGACGACGGGTCAATCACCGAAAACACCCGCGTTACCTATCCGGTCGAGTACATCCCCGGCGCGGTCATCCCTTCCATCGGACAGCACCCACGCAACGTCATCTTCCTGACCGCCGACGCGTTTGGCGTCATGCCCCCGGTCAGCAAGCTGACGCCCGAGCAGGCGATGTACTACTTCATCAACGGCTACACGAGCAAACTCGCCGGCACTGAGGCCGGCGTCACCGAGCCCCAGCCCAACTTCAGCGCCTGCTTCGGCGCGCCCTTCATGCCCCGCCCGCCGGCCGAGTACGCCCAGATGCTCGTCGACCGCATCAAGAAGCACGATGCCAACGTCTGGCTGCTCAACACCGGCTGGACTGGCGGGCCCTACGGCGTGGGAAGCCGATTCAAGCTGGGCTACACCCGCGCCATGGTGTCGGCCATCCTCAACGGCAGCCTGGCCAAGGCCAACTACGTCGAGCACGAAATCCTCGGCCTGCACATGCCCACCGTGGTCGAAGGCGTCCCGCAGGAGGTGCTGCACCCGCGCAACACCTGGAGCGATGGCTCGGCCTACGACGAGAAGGCCCGCGACCTGGCCCGTCGCTTCCGCGACAACGACGCGAAGTACGACATGGAACAGGCCGTGCGAGACAGCGGCCCCAAGGGCTGA
- a CDS encoding metal ABC transporter permease, whose protein sequence is MTLSPALDLFPLLAAVLAAVSCGLLGNFLVLRKLSLMGDAMSHSVLPGLVVAFMLTGVRTAPVMFLGATLAGIATVVLVELIKRMGRVEPGAAMGVVFSVMFALGVLLIERAARNTDLDAACVLHGQLESLAWTSGAPASWWGVFGSATIQAAPPQVWTLLLTAGLSIALVVVLFKELRLAAFDPAMATAQGFSATALHYLLMIFVAGATVASFEAVGSILVIAMLIVPAATARLLTDRLPSQLLVSMAVAIGAAVLGYLGSIGVPQFFDKREVNAAGSMAVALGCLLVLAAVCGPRYGVLATAVRRTRLARNVALEDLLGRLYRGQEDESVPGRVDPRVLRRGRRRGLVERNALALTEEGRTRAAMIVRRHRLWESYLVERAGLAADHVHVTAENLEHLPETLPPDVPTDPHGKPIPPA, encoded by the coding sequence ATGACGCTCTCGCCGGCGCTCGACCTCTTTCCGCTGCTTGCCGCGGTGCTCGCCGCGGTGAGTTGCGGCTTGCTTGGCAACTTCCTCGTGCTGCGCAAGCTCAGCCTGATGGGCGACGCGATGAGCCACAGCGTGCTGCCGGGCCTGGTGGTCGCCTTCATGCTCACGGGCGTGCGCACGGCTCCGGTGATGTTCCTGGGGGCAACGCTGGCGGGTATCGCCACGGTCGTGCTCGTCGAGTTGATCAAGCGGATGGGGCGTGTCGAGCCGGGCGCGGCGATGGGCGTGGTGTTCAGTGTCATGTTCGCGCTGGGCGTGCTGCTCATCGAGCGTGCGGCGCGCAACACCGATCTCGACGCGGCCTGCGTGCTGCACGGACAACTCGAGTCTCTCGCTTGGACCAGTGGCGCTCCCGCGTCGTGGTGGGGCGTCTTCGGGTCGGCGACGATCCAGGCAGCGCCGCCGCAGGTTTGGACGCTGCTCTTGACGGCCGGTCTGTCGATCGCGCTGGTCGTGGTGCTATTCAAGGAACTGCGCCTGGCCGCGTTCGATCCGGCGATGGCGACGGCCCAGGGGTTCAGCGCTACGGCGTTGCACTACCTGCTGATGATCTTCGTCGCAGGCGCCACGGTGGCCTCATTCGAGGCGGTGGGGTCCATCCTGGTCATCGCGATGCTGATCGTGCCCGCTGCCACGGCTCGGTTGCTGACCGATCGGCTGCCCTCGCAGTTGCTCGTCAGCATGGCGGTGGCCATCGGTGCTGCCGTGTTGGGGTACCTGGGCTCAATCGGTGTGCCGCAGTTCTTCGACAAGCGCGAAGTGAACGCGGCGGGCTCGATGGCCGTGGCGCTGGGCTGCCTGCTCGTGCTTGCCGCCGTGTGCGGACCACGCTATGGCGTGCTGGCAACCGCCGTCCGCCGCACACGCCTGGCTCGGAACGTGGCGCTCGAAGACCTGCTCGGGCGCTTGTACCGCGGCCAGGAGGATGAATCGGTGCCGGGCCGGGTCGATCCGCGTGTACTCCGGAGGGGGCGCCGGCGCGGCCTTGTCGAGCGCAACGCGCTGGCCCTGACCGAAGAGGGGCGGACCCGGGCAGCGATGATCGTGCGGCGGCACCGCCTGTGGGAGTCGTATCTGGTCGAGCGGGCGGGCCTGGCGGCGGACCACGTGCACGTCACCGCCGAGAACCTGGAGCACCTGCCCGAGACGCTGCCGCCCGATGTCCCGACCGACCCGCATGGGAAGCCGATCCCTCCGGCATGA
- a CDS encoding NAD(P)/FAD-dependent oxidoreductase → MHEVACDVAIIGGGPSGSTLATLLRKYNPGLKVLVLEKEVFPREHVGESQLPAISPILHEMGVWDKVEAANFPVKLGASLTWGRDGERWDFDFYPVEEFKDEPRPAKFEGQRQRTAFQVERSIYDKILLDHAQENGAEVRQGTQVREVLKDGDKVEGFKLDDGTVVRAKHYVDASGTHALLRRAMGVESDAPKSLRNVAFWSYWDNVQWAVEIGVGGTRVQVRSLPYGWIWFIPLSPTRASVGLVCPGEYYKQTGLSPEEIYHKALKEQEEIAGLMAESRQTDQVHATKDWSQVADRVTGENWFVCGEASGFADPILAAGMTLAHGSARELAYTILELERGELDKGWVKQSYDDKTRKNIRQHIRFAQFWYASNGCFKDLQEHCQNIAEEAGLSLTPQEAWRWLAQGGFSNQTLDSANLGSFDLATAKQIVGKFGDEDIDLERETLSFMQYNKLTLDLREAKDEQVAEYRDGRVVPVQCVTRNGKILPKIGPYPVLVSMLLKSNDPNQIFGYLQQQINASQPKDKAAALMRQLVQAMEVMVVDGWVICENDPNRPQPKWTLGKNRQLRTTAEGLEAYQASRTTSN, encoded by the coding sequence ATGCATGAAGTTGCGTGCGACGTGGCGATCATCGGCGGTGGGCCCTCGGGCAGTACGTTGGCGACCTTGCTGCGCAAGTACAACCCCGGCCTGAAGGTGCTGGTGCTCGAGAAGGAGGTCTTTCCTCGTGAGCACGTGGGCGAGAGCCAACTCCCGGCCATCAGCCCGATCCTGCACGAGATGGGCGTGTGGGACAAGGTCGAAGCGGCCAACTTTCCCGTCAAGCTCGGGGCGAGCCTGACGTGGGGCCGCGACGGCGAGCGATGGGACTTTGACTTCTACCCCGTCGAAGAATTCAAGGACGAGCCCAGGCCGGCGAAGTTCGAGGGCCAGCGCCAGCGCACGGCGTTCCAGGTCGAACGGTCGATCTACGACAAGATCCTGCTCGATCATGCCCAGGAGAACGGCGCCGAGGTGCGCCAGGGCACGCAGGTGCGCGAGGTCTTGAAGGACGGCGACAAAGTCGAGGGCTTCAAGCTCGACGACGGCACCGTCGTGCGCGCGAAGCACTACGTCGACGCGAGCGGCACGCACGCGCTCCTGCGCCGCGCCATGGGTGTGGAGAGCGATGCGCCAAAGAGCTTGCGCAACGTCGCGTTCTGGAGCTACTGGGACAACGTGCAGTGGGCCGTCGAGATCGGCGTGGGGGGCACGCGCGTGCAGGTTCGCAGCCTGCCTTACGGCTGGATCTGGTTCATCCCCCTCAGCCCAACGCGTGCAAGCGTCGGCCTGGTGTGCCCGGGCGAGTATTACAAGCAGACCGGCCTGTCACCCGAGGAGATCTACCACAAGGCCCTCAAGGAGCAGGAAGAGATCGCCGGGTTGATGGCCGAATCAAGGCAGACCGACCAGGTGCACGCGACCAAGGACTGGTCGCAGGTGGCCGACCGCGTGACGGGCGAGAATTGGTTCGTTTGCGGCGAGGCCAGCGGTTTTGCCGACCCGATCCTCGCCGCTGGCATGACACTGGCCCACGGCTCGGCCCGCGAACTGGCGTACACCATCCTGGAACTGGAACGCGGCGAACTCGACAAGGGGTGGGTCAAGCAGAGCTACGACGACAAGACCCGCAAGAACATACGCCAGCACATCCGCTTCGCGCAGTTCTGGTATGCGTCCAACGGCTGCTTCAAGGACCTGCAGGAGCACTGCCAGAACATCGCCGAGGAGGCCGGCCTGTCGCTGACGCCCCAGGAGGCCTGGCGCTGGCTGGCCCAGGGCGGCTTCAGCAACCAGACGCTCGACTCGGCCAATCTCGGTTCGTTCGACCTGGCGACCGCCAAGCAGATCGTCGGCAAGTTTGGCGACGAGGACATCGACCTGGAGAGAGAAACCCTGAGCTTCATGCAGTACAACAAGCTCACGCTGGACCTGCGCGAAGCCAAGGACGAGCAGGTTGCCGAGTATCGCGACGGACGCGTCGTGCCCGTGCAGTGCGTGACGCGCAACGGCAAGATCCTGCCGAAGATCGGGCCCTACCCGGTGCTCGTGAGTATGCTGCTGAAGAGTAATGACCCGAACCAGATCTTCGGCTACCTTCAGCAGCAGATCAATGCATCGCAGCCCAAGGACAAGGCCGCGGCACTGATGCGACAGCTCGTGCAGGCTATGGAGGTCATGGTCGTCGATGGGTGGGTGATCTGTGAGAACGATCCGAACCGACCACAGCCCAAGTGGACGCTGGGAAAGAACCGTCAGCTACGCACTACTGCAGAGGGCTTGGAGGCCTACCAGGCGTCACGCACGACGAGCAACTGA
- a CDS encoding DNA gyrase subunit B produces MAQDDAPTPPTTDANASKKGNYGAEQISVLEGLEAVRKRPGMYIGGTGVGALHHLVYEVVDNSIDEAMAGYATIVQVTIQADGSIRVVDDGRGIPVDPVKNDDPALNGKSAVEVVMTKLHAGGKFGQEGSAYKVSGGLHGVGVSCVNALSSMLEVEVYRDGQVHSMTFSRGHVAEPLRVVGKVPESSTRTTGTSVTFTPDADIFPVTEFSYDTLANRLRELAFLNPGVVIRLRDERVGADGKPRDEIFKAEEGLLAYVQHLMSGKTAVCVPVHIRKDDEEKSMVCEVALQYHDGYNETLLTFANNINNVDGGTHGQGFKVALTRTLNNYARKVGIIREKDPTPSGDDLREGLIAIVSVKLPDPAFNNQPKEKLLNPEIEPFVAQAVGEALGTWLEEHPAEAKRVCMKGIMAAQAREAARKARELTRRKSALDSGSMPHKLSDCKTKDVERSELYLVEGDSAGGSAKQCRDVETQAVLPLKGKILNVEKARIDKVLGFEEIRTMVAALKCGIGPDFDHSKLRYGRIVIMTDADVDGSHIRTLLLTFFFRQMPELIRRGRIFVAQPPLFQISRGKNHRYVINERELSNMLTAEAIQNASLLVRKTFEEGDLPPSGEAPLERRIEGDDVVKAVKLLERLGELSVVAERRGVKFVDLIGSRHQAAPGAGGLPTHRVAWRGGAEWAWSEEEALAIVEKNDLRLEESEDPESAESGSVADNGQSQTDAASSIVPESAMTARPVATIRELHENRELDSIFNQLSDLGLDVADWDLRQEEAVTGEKLPARFAWEVAQPGKSDGEEAAKVRIAEAPNLASIVPALHDIGRKGIEVKRFKGLGEMDADQLWETTMDPEVRTLMRVTMDQAAKAETLFTTLMGEQVEPRRKFIEEHALEAKNLDV; encoded by the coding sequence ATGGCCCAAGACGACGCCCCCACCCCCCCGACCACCGACGCCAACGCCTCCAAGAAGGGCAACTACGGAGCCGAGCAGATCAGCGTGCTCGAAGGCCTCGAGGCCGTCCGAAAGCGGCCGGGCATGTACATCGGCGGCACCGGCGTGGGCGCCCTGCATCACCTGGTCTACGAAGTCGTCGACAACTCCATCGATGAAGCCATGGCCGGCTACGCGACCATCGTTCAGGTCACCATCCAGGCCGACGGCTCCATCCGCGTGGTCGATGATGGCCGCGGCATTCCGGTCGATCCGGTCAAGAACGACGACCCCGCTCTCAACGGCAAGAGCGCCGTCGAGGTCGTCATGACCAAGCTCCACGCGGGCGGCAAGTTCGGCCAGGAGGGCAGCGCGTACAAGGTCAGCGGCGGCCTGCACGGCGTGGGCGTGAGCTGCGTCAACGCCCTCTCGAGCATGCTGGAGGTCGAGGTCTATCGCGATGGGCAGGTCCACAGCATGACCTTCTCGCGCGGCCACGTGGCCGAACCGCTCCGCGTCGTGGGCAAGGTGCCCGAGAGCAGCACGCGCACGACGGGCACGAGCGTGACGTTCACCCCCGACGCCGACATCTTCCCGGTCACCGAATTCAGCTACGACACCCTCGCAAACCGACTGCGGGAACTGGCGTTCCTTAATCCGGGCGTCGTCATCCGCCTGCGCGACGAGCGCGTGGGCGCCGACGGCAAGCCGCGAGACGAGATCTTCAAGGCCGAAGAGGGACTGCTCGCCTACGTCCAGCACCTGATGAGCGGCAAGACCGCCGTGTGCGTGCCCGTGCACATTCGCAAGGACGACGAAGAGAAGTCGATGGTCTGCGAGGTCGCTCTGCAGTACCACGACGGGTACAACGAAACGCTGCTGACCTTCGCCAACAACATCAACAACGTCGACGGCGGCACGCACGGCCAGGGCTTCAAGGTCGCCCTCACACGCACGCTCAACAACTACGCCCGCAAGGTCGGCATCATTCGCGAGAAGGACCCAACCCCCAGCGGCGACGACCTGCGCGAGGGGCTCATCGCCATCGTCTCGGTGAAGCTTCCCGACCCGGCCTTCAACAATCAGCCCAAGGAAAAGCTGCTCAACCCCGAGATCGAGCCCTTTGTCGCACAGGCCGTGGGCGAGGCGCTGGGCACCTGGCTCGAAGAGCACCCCGCCGAAGCCAAGCGAGTGTGCATGAAAGGCATCATGGCGGCCCAGGCTCGCGAGGCCGCCCGCAAGGCCCGCGAGCTCACGCGCCGCAAGAGCGCCCTGGATTCGGGCTCGATGCCGCACAAGCTGAGCGACTGCAAGACCAAGGACGTCGAGCGAAGCGAACTGTACCTGGTGGAGGGCGACTCGGCCGGCGGCAGCGCCAAGCAGTGCCGAGACGTCGAGACTCAGGCCGTGCTGCCGCTCAAGGGCAAGATCCTCAACGTCGAGAAGGCGCGCATCGACAAGGTACTGGGCTTCGAGGAAATCCGCACCATGGTCGCCGCCCTCAAGTGCGGCATCGGTCCGGACTTCGACCACAGCAAGCTTCGCTACGGCCGCATCGTCATCATGACCGACGCCGACGTGGACGGCAGCCATATCCGCACGCTGCTGCTCACGTTCTTCTTCCGTCAGATGCCCGAGTTGATCCGGCGCGGCCGCATCTTCGTGGCCCAGCCGCCGCTGTTCCAGATTTCGCGCGGGAAGAACCACCGCTACGTCATCAACGAGCGCGAGCTGAGCAACATGCTCACCGCCGAGGCCATCCAGAACGCAAGCCTGCTCGTCCGCAAGACCTTCGAGGAGGGCGACCTGCCCCCGAGCGGCGAGGCGCCCCTGGAGCGACGCATCGAAGGCGACGACGTCGTCAAGGCCGTGAAGCTGCTGGAACGTCTCGGCGAATTGAGCGTCGTGGCCGAGCGGCGCGGCGTGAAATTCGTCGACCTCATTGGCTCTCGGCACCAGGCGGCACCCGGCGCCGGTGGCCTGCCAACCCACCGGGTGGCTTGGCGGGGCGGGGCCGAGTGGGCCTGGAGCGAGGAAGAAGCCCTGGCGATCGTCGAAAAGAACGACCTTCGGCTCGAAGAGTCCGAAGATCCCGAGTCCGCTGAGAGCGGCAGCGTCGCAGACAACGGCCAGTCGCAGACCGACGCGGCGTCAAGCATTGTTCCCGAGAGTGCCATGACGGCGCGCCCGGTGGCGACCATCCGTGAGCTCCACGAAAATCGTGAGCTGGATTCGATCTTCAACCAGCTCAGCGATCTCGGGCTGGACGTTGCCGACTGGGACCTGCGGCAGGAAGAGGCCGTGACCGGCGAGAAACTGCCGGCACGATTCGCGTGGGAAGTTGCCCAGCCGGGCAAGTCCGACGGCGAAGAAGCCGCCAAGGTGCGCATCGCCGAAGCCCCGAACCTTGCCTCGATCGTGCCGGCGCTGCACGATATCGGACGCAAGGGTATCGAGGTCAAGCGGTTCAAGGGCCTTGGTGAGATGGACGCCGATCAGCTGTGGGAGACCACGATGGATCCGGAGGTCCGCACGCTCATGCGGGTCACCATGGACCAGGCCGCCAAGGCCGAGACCCTGTTCACCACGCTCATGGGCGAGCAGGTCGAGCCTCGCCGCAAGTTCATCGAAGAGCACGCCTTGGAAGCCAAGAACCTGGACGTCTAG
- a CDS encoding response regulator: MLLVTANDIDRKLVEAYLSDTSIRMIHVQGYDEVIGALAEPVDAILCDFDKDVATACEAVRGIRSAGYAVPVIALAGDLSEPSRETIRGSRVSAMVRKPITKAALLRALAEFILLGRGAGDDLPAASTQQETDPSLKALADLFAQDLAKFADEIATACKSGDEKNLRYICARIRGTGPLLGHASVADAAGRVLSMLDAEGGSIESAQEAINTLTSMCKMVRAA; the protein is encoded by the coding sequence GTGCTGCTGGTCACGGCCAACGACATCGACCGGAAGCTGGTCGAAGCCTACCTCTCGGATACGTCGATCCGCATGATCCACGTGCAGGGATACGACGAGGTGATCGGCGCCCTGGCCGAACCGGTCGACGCCATCCTCTGCGATTTTGATAAGGACGTCGCCACCGCCTGCGAAGCTGTTCGCGGGATTCGGTCCGCCGGCTATGCCGTGCCCGTCATTGCCCTCGCCGGCGACCTGTCCGAGCCGAGCAGAGAAACCATCCGCGGCTCTCGCGTCAGCGCGATGGTGCGCAAGCCGATTACGAAGGCCGCTCTGCTGCGAGCCCTGGCCGAGTTCATCCTCCTCGGCCGTGGCGCGGGAGACGATCTGCCGGCTGCCTCGACCCAACAAGAGACCGATCCATCGCTGAAGGCCCTGGCCGATCTGTTTGCCCAAGACCTGGCAAAGTTCGCCGACGAGATCGCCACCGCATGCAAGTCTGGCGATGAGAAGAACCTGCGGTACATCTGCGCCCGCATCCGTGGCACGGGTCCGCTGCTGGGCCACGCCTCGGTCGCCGACGCCGCGGGCCGCGTCCTTTCCATGCTCGACGCCGAAGGCGGTTCCATCGAGAGCGCCCAGGAAGCGATTAACACCCTCACGAGCATGTGCAAGATGGTCCGCGCGGCCTGA
- a CDS encoding L,D-transpeptidase family protein, whose translation MSLPSQGGIGFGGATRGRSRRGRGGGGGGRKLIAAIVVIAIGGGLVWAFKPGPEASQADESIAGAELARGATEPTASRTTSRPEPAQAESRLVSAAPPPQREQIEQPQGRSVATPSTQSPATQPAEPRQASGVLATPTQTETVTPGPSTVVSPSAAVATLMQRAEQAVKANDPVAARELYNQALMSERASASDRATIRSQMQALNEDLIFSPRVYPGDPFSTVYEVQGGDSLAKIAQREGVATEYLLIQRVNRMSNPNNIYKGQKLKLVRGPFHAVVSKTAFRMDVYVGPPGETDQWVFVRSFPVGLGEYDGTPVGAFTVRRHSKLIDPFWRNPRTGEEFAASDPENPIGDHWIGLRGLGQAETYSGYGIHGTIDPGSIGKEMSMGCVRMLPDDVALVYELLTEDISQVHIVE comes from the coding sequence ATGTCGCTGCCATCGCAAGGCGGAATCGGATTCGGCGGAGCCACGCGTGGCCGTTCGCGTCGTGGGCGCGGGGGGGGCGGCGGCGGACGCAAGTTGATCGCCGCCATCGTGGTCATTGCGATCGGCGGCGGGCTGGTCTGGGCCTTCAAGCCCGGCCCCGAAGCCTCGCAGGCGGACGAATCGATCGCTGGAGCCGAGTTGGCCCGCGGCGCGACCGAGCCGACGGCGTCGAGGACAACCTCGCGCCCCGAGCCGGCACAGGCCGAGAGCCGACTCGTGAGCGCCGCGCCGCCTCCGCAGCGTGAGCAGATCGAGCAGCCCCAGGGCCGTTCCGTGGCAACGCCGTCCACACAGTCGCCCGCCACCCAGCCGGCCGAGCCCCGGCAGGCCAGCGGCGTATTGGCCACGCCCACGCAGACCGAGACCGTGACGCCCGGCCCTTCGACCGTCGTCAGTCCCAGCGCCGCCGTAGCCACGCTGATGCAGCGAGCCGAGCAAGCGGTGAAGGCCAACGACCCCGTCGCCGCGCGAGAGCTCTACAACCAAGCGCTCATGAGCGAGCGCGCCTCGGCGAGCGACCGCGCGACCATCCGGTCGCAGATGCAGGCTCTCAACGAGGACCTGATCTTCTCTCCCCGCGTGTACCCCGGAGACCCGTTCTCGACCGTGTACGAGGTGCAGGGCGGGGATTCGCTGGCCAAGATCGCCCAGCGCGAAGGCGTGGCCACCGAGTACCTGCTCATCCAGCGCGTCAACCGTATGAGCAACCCGAACAACATCTACAAGGGCCAGAAGCTCAAGCTCGTCCGCGGCCCGTTCCACGCAGTAGTGAGTAAGACCGCATTCCGCATGGACGTGTACGTTGGTCCTCCCGGCGAGACGGATCAATGGGTGTTCGTCCGCTCCTTCCCCGTCGGGCTGGGCGAGTACGACGGCACGCCCGTGGGCGCCTTTACCGTCCGCCGCCACAGCAAACTCATCGACCCCTTCTGGCGCAACCCTCGCACGGGCGAAGAGTTCGCCGCCAGCGACCCCGAGAACCCCATCGGCGACCATTGGATCGGCCTGCGAGGCCTGGGCCAGGCCGAGACGTACAGCGGCTATGGCATCCACGGCACCATCGACCCGGGCAGCATCGGCAAGGAGATGTCCATGGGCTGCGTCCGCATGCTGCCCGACGACGTCGCACTGGTCTACGAACTGCTGACCGAAGACATCAGCCAGGTCCACATCGTCGAATAA
- a CDS encoding PilZ domain-containing protein: protein MGTRSPGPSGRHNTLNLSAEQLSVIMDQLDEAGEGGRTRRTHARVSFRLHAVEVEIFQPSGGSVQFCVACRNLSRGGLSLVHSSYMHVGTKCRVRLEHHSDGPMWINATVV, encoded by the coding sequence ATGGGCACGCGATCGCCCGGCCCCTCTGGCCGACACAACACGCTCAACCTCTCGGCCGAACAGCTGAGCGTCATCATGGACCAACTCGACGAGGCGGGCGAGGGTGGTCGCACGCGCCGCACGCACGCTCGAGTGAGCTTTCGCCTGCATGCCGTCGAGGTCGAGATCTTCCAGCCCAGCGGTGGCAGCGTGCAGTTCTGCGTGGCCTGCCGGAACCTCTCGCGGGGTGGCCTGAGCCTCGTGCACAGTTCGTACATGCACGTCGGAACCAAGTGCCGCGTCAGACTCGAGCACCATTCCGACGGGCCGATGTGGATCAATGCCACCGTCGTTTAG
- a CDS encoding fructosamine kinase family protein produces the protein MASIEDNLQSALSTPVTNVRELQGGCIARVVGGLAQGMGEFVAKIGDGSSDLRIEAAMLEDLHRLTALPIPTVWHAERDLLVMERLHGSTGADATAQRHLAELLAEAHGVQGQSFGYQRDTLIGPLTQPNPAEQSWARFFGRHRLVHFATLAEQRSALPPGGAEVAHRLSDALEREPSRFLAADEPPALIHGDLWSGNVLSDRGRITGLIDPAIYYADREIELAFMGLFGCVGRPFFERYHELRPIQPGFFERRQGMYRAYPLLVHAILFGGGYGRQAVSAMERAMAT, from the coding sequence GTGGCTTCCATCGAAGACAACCTCCAGAGCGCCCTGTCCACCCCGGTGACCAACGTGCGCGAGCTCCAGGGCGGCTGCATCGCCCGCGTCGTGGGCGGCTTGGCTCAGGGCATGGGCGAGTTCGTCGCCAAGATCGGCGATGGCTCCAGCGATCTCCGCATCGAGGCGGCGATGCTCGAAGACCTGCACCGGCTGACGGCCCTGCCCATCCCAACCGTGTGGCACGCCGAACGCGACCTGCTGGTCATGGAACGACTTCACGGTTCAACGGGCGCTGATGCGACCGCCCAGCGGCACCTGGCCGAACTCCTCGCCGAAGCGCACGGGGTGCAGGGCCAGTCCTTTGGTTACCAGCGGGACACACTCATCGGGCCACTGACCCAGCCCAACCCGGCTGAACAGAGTTGGGCTCGCTTCTTCGGGCGCCATCGGCTGGTGCACTTCGCCACGCTTGCAGAGCAGCGGTCTGCCCTGCCCCCCGGCGGTGCGGAAGTCGCACACCGCCTGTCCGACGCCCTGGAGCGAGAGCCGTCCCGATTCCTCGCCGCCGATGAGCCGCCCGCGCTCATCCACGGAGACCTCTGGTCGGGAAACGTGCTGAGCGATCGCGGCCGCATCACCGGGCTTATCGATCCTGCCATTTACTACGCGGACCGCGAGATCGAACTTGCCTTCATGGGCCTGTTTGGCTGCGTTGGTCGCCCGTTCTTTGAGCGATACCACGAGCTGCGCCCGATCCAGCCGGGTTTCTTCGAGCGTCGGCAGGGGATGTACCGAGCTTACCCGCTGCTGGTCCACGCGATTCTCTTCGGCGGCGGTTATGGCCGCCAGGCCGTCAGCGCCATGGAACGCGCGATGGCAACCTGA